One genomic segment of Nocardia spumae includes these proteins:
- a CDS encoding type II toxin-antitoxin system Rv0910 family toxin: MAKLKVSVDVPTSPDQAWSHASNLRELDQWLIMHEAWRGTVPDDLTPGTELVGIASVKGLRNRVRWTVRSAEPPRRLVLTGAGKGGTKLGLELLVAAKGPGAQVTVDIDLGGRPLFGPIGATVARALKGDIERSLGKFVELYC, from the coding sequence GTGGCGAAACTGAAGGTCTCGGTCGACGTTCCGACCTCCCCCGACCAGGCGTGGTCACACGCGTCGAATCTGCGCGAACTGGATCAGTGGCTGATCATGCACGAGGCCTGGCGCGGCACCGTGCCCGACGATCTGACGCCGGGCACCGAATTGGTCGGCATCGCCTCGGTGAAGGGGCTCCGCAATCGAGTGCGCTGGACCGTGCGCTCCGCGGAACCGCCGCGCCGCCTCGTCCTCACCGGCGCCGGCAAGGGCGGCACCAAACTGGGGTTGGAGCTGCTGGTGGCGGCGAAGGGGCCCGGTGCACAGGTCACCGTCGATATCGATCTGGGCGGCCGGCCGCTGTTCGGGCCGATCGGCGCGACCGTGGCACGCGCGCTGAAAGGCGATATCGAGCGCTCGCTCGGCAAGTTTGTCGAGCTGTACTGCTGA
- a CDS encoding nucleotidyltransferase family protein yields MSDRVVGVVLAAGAGRRFGRPKAGVGHWLITAVEALREGGCAEVAVVLGAARVAPIPGVRTLVAPDWATGMSASVRAAVEHARGTGAGHLALHVVDTPDVGPDVVARVIEAARTCESGIARASFAGRPGHPVVIARRHWARLLPTLSGDRGAAEFLRTVAVRAVECGDLAGGRDIDDPADLDP; encoded by the coding sequence ATGTCGGATCGCGTCGTCGGAGTCGTGCTCGCCGCGGGCGCCGGGCGCCGATTCGGCAGGCCCAAGGCAGGTGTCGGACACTGGCTGATCACCGCGGTCGAGGCGCTGCGCGAGGGTGGATGCGCGGAGGTCGCCGTGGTGCTCGGCGCCGCGCGGGTCGCGCCGATACCCGGTGTTCGCACACTCGTGGCACCGGATTGGGCGACGGGGATGAGCGCATCGGTCCGCGCCGCGGTGGAGCACGCGCGAGGTACGGGTGCTGGCCATCTGGCACTGCACGTCGTGGACACCCCGGATGTCGGGCCGGATGTGGTGGCTCGGGTGATCGAGGCGGCGCGCACCTGCGAATCCGGGATCGCCCGTGCCTCGTTCGCCGGACGCCCCGGCCATCCCGTCGTGATCGCGCGCCGGCACTGGGCGCGGCTGCTACCGACGCTGTCCGGCGATCGCGGCGCCGCCGAATTCCTGCGGACCGTGGCGGTGCGGGCCGTCGAATGCGGCGACCTGGCCGGTGGGCGCGATATCGACGACCCCGCGGATCTCGACCCCTGA
- a CDS encoding TetR/AcrR family transcriptional regulator: MPSKVAGQRRRPMQERAKETRQHILDTAARLFGERGIENTSTNRIAAEAGLSIGTVYRYFADRTVMVEELLEQLLQNIERRFTERLNMSEKTVEELTAGILATICDELVANAKLVRALAAGVQFYNSGIPEFEPRLRLLAKVVLIQVLGPADDHELDVMAFVLVNTGFSAVLRASAVEVEPEQRQEAIDMTARMIGAWSTAEIERRRANSP, encoded by the coding sequence ATGCCGTCCAAGGTGGCCGGTCAGCGTCGACGCCCCATGCAGGAGCGTGCCAAGGAAACCCGGCAGCACATCCTCGACACCGCGGCGCGGTTGTTCGGCGAGCGGGGTATCGAGAACACCTCCACCAACCGGATCGCGGCCGAGGCGGGCCTGAGTATCGGCACCGTCTACCGCTACTTCGCCGACCGCACCGTCATGGTCGAGGAACTACTCGAACAGTTGCTGCAGAACATCGAGCGGCGCTTCACCGAGCGGTTGAACATGTCGGAGAAGACGGTCGAGGAGCTGACCGCCGGCATTCTCGCCACCATCTGCGACGAACTCGTCGCCAACGCCAAGCTGGTCCGCGCCTTGGCCGCCGGGGTGCAGTTCTACAACAGCGGCATCCCCGAATTCGAACCCCGCCTGCGACTGCTGGCGAAGGTGGTACTGATCCAGGTGCTCGGTCCCGCCGATGACCACGAACTCGACGTCATGGCCTTCGTCCTGGTGAACACCGGCTTCTCCGCGGTGCTGCGTGCCTCCGCGGTCGAGGTGGAACCGGAACAGCGGCAGGAGGCCATCGATATGACAGCGCGCATGATCGGCGCGTGGAGCACCGCCGAAATCGAACGCCGCCGGGCGAATTCCCCGTAA
- a CDS encoding DUF2255 family protein, translating into MAWTSTQLDRIGGSEELQITSYRENGALRPWTPIWVVRVDDDLYIRSAFGSSGGWYRHAMHTRGARIRAGGVERDVTLHPATDSVTNDRVRDAYTTKYRGQPTALEPMLAPIAANTTVRVDVVG; encoded by the coding sequence ATGGCGTGGACCAGCACTCAGCTCGATCGGATCGGCGGTTCCGAGGAACTGCAGATCACCAGCTATCGGGAGAACGGGGCACTGCGGCCCTGGACGCCCATCTGGGTGGTCCGGGTCGACGACGACCTCTACATCCGCTCCGCGTTCGGCTCGTCCGGCGGCTGGTACCGCCACGCCATGCACACGCGGGGAGCCCGGATCCGGGCCGGCGGCGTGGAGAGGGATGTGACGCTGCATCCGGCTACCGACTCGGTCACCAACGACCGTGTCCGCGACGCCTACACGACGAAGTACCGGGGACAGCCCACCGCCTTGGAACCGATGCTGGCGCCGATCGCGGCCAACACCACCGTCCGGGTGGATGTGGTCGGATAG
- the mftE gene encoding mycofactocin biosynthesis peptidyl-dipeptidase MftE has product MWLADLSSADLAESATPPLLAIPLGATEQHGPHLPLDTDTAVAVELCRRLAAARADIVVAPPIPYGSSGEHARFPGTLSIGRDALELLIVELVRSADEFAGVVLINGHGGNLEPLHAAHRRLTAEGRDILLWSPTGPADDTHAGHGETSVMLELHPDRVAMHRAEPGNTRPLRELMPHLRSGGVKAVSDNGVLGDPTGATAAEGTRILARWTEALIAAVTDEFPHRMQR; this is encoded by the coding sequence ATGTGGCTCGCTGATCTCAGTTCGGCCGATCTGGCCGAGTCGGCGACCCCGCCGCTGCTGGCGATCCCGCTCGGCGCCACCGAACAGCACGGACCCCATCTGCCGCTGGACACCGACACCGCCGTCGCGGTGGAACTGTGCCGGCGGCTGGCCGCGGCCCGGGCCGATATCGTTGTGGCGCCGCCGATTCCGTACGGATCCAGCGGTGAGCACGCCCGATTCCCCGGCACCCTGTCCATCGGCCGTGACGCGCTGGAACTGCTGATCGTCGAACTGGTGCGCTCGGCGGACGAATTCGCCGGTGTCGTGCTGATCAACGGGCACGGCGGCAATCTCGAGCCGCTGCATGCCGCGCATCGGCGGCTCACGGCCGAGGGCCGCGACATCCTGCTCTGGTCGCCGACCGGTCCCGCCGACGACACCCACGCCGGCCACGGCGAGACCTCGGTGATGCTCGAACTCCATCCGGATCGGGTCGCCATGCACCGCGCCGAACCCGGCAATACCCGGCCGTTGCGGGAGCTGATGCCACATCTGCGCTCGGGTGGCGTGAAAGCGGTGAGCGACAACGGCGTTCTCGGCGATCCGACCGGGGCCACCGCGGCCGAGGGCACGCGGATACTGGCGCGCTGGACGGAGGCGTTGATCGCCGCGGTCACGGATGAATTTCCGCATCGTATGCAAAGGTGA
- the mftF gene encoding mycofactocin biosynthesis glycosyltransferase MftF (Members of this protein family, MftF, are glycosyltransferases, members of PF00535 (glycosyl transferase family 2). The encoding gene is found as part of the mycofactocin cassette, in Mycobacterium tuberculosis, many other Actinobacteria, and occasional members of other lineages. Mycofactocin itself, a putative redox carrier, is a heavily modified derivative of the C-terminal Val-Tyr dipeptide of the mycofactocin precursor MftA (TIGR03969).), whose amino-acid sequence MTTTLRPDSRLRLSRDGRLVLGGSPMRMLRLSPAGARRVRAWLAGEPVGATPGEQALAHRMLAAGIVHPRAGGGRRTTTEVSVVIPVKDNPAGLARLIDATEGLTRIIVDDGSATPVPSAAVRHDRPHGPAAARNSGSRQVTTELIAFLDSDIVPDPGWLRAVLSLFDDPAVAAVAPRVRTLDDGVLGRYEQGRSSLDMGAEPAVVRPGGRIGYVPSAALVIRRDVLTAAGGFDEELRYGEDVDLIWRLVAAGHLVRYQPESVVRHAPRTTLRAWLRQRYEYGTSAAPLARHHPGQLPCARLSRATALRWLSFAVGRPGFAAVTLAEPVRRFRRLRDLGLPITTAAAVVGEAELSAVGQLADAMRRIWWPAALLSRRGRRLLAAVYLPVVLRAAVAARDPRAAVLRVADDIAYGTGVWAGCLRTRTAEPVLPSLRGQTETADVAR is encoded by the coding sequence GTGACCACCACGCTGCGACCGGACTCGCGCCTGCGGCTCTCCCGGGACGGCCGCTTGGTCCTCGGCGGCAGCCCGATGCGGATGCTGCGGCTGTCCCCCGCCGGTGCTCGGCGGGTTCGCGCCTGGCTCGCGGGTGAACCGGTGGGCGCCACCCCGGGCGAGCAGGCGTTGGCCCACCGCATGCTCGCCGCGGGCATCGTGCATCCTCGGGCCGGCGGCGGCCGCCGCACAACCACCGAGGTGAGCGTGGTGATCCCGGTCAAGGACAACCCGGCCGGGCTCGCTCGGCTGATCGACGCGACCGAGGGCCTCACCCGGATCATCGTCGACGACGGTTCGGCCACCCCGGTGCCCTCGGCCGCGGTGCGCCACGATCGCCCGCACGGCCCCGCGGCCGCACGCAACAGCGGCTCTCGGCAGGTCACCACCGAGCTGATCGCCTTCCTGGACTCCGATATCGTCCCGGATCCGGGCTGGCTGCGGGCCGTGCTGTCCCTGTTCGACGACCCCGCGGTCGCCGCCGTCGCCCCGCGTGTGCGCACCCTCGACGACGGTGTGCTGGGCAGATACGAGCAGGGCCGGTCGAGTCTGGATATGGGCGCCGAGCCCGCGGTGGTGCGACCGGGCGGCCGAATCGGATATGTCCCGAGTGCGGCGCTGGTGATCCGGCGCGACGTATTGACCGCGGCGGGCGGCTTCGACGAGGAACTGCGTTACGGCGAGGATGTCGATCTGATCTGGCGCCTCGTGGCCGCCGGCCACCTGGTGCGGTATCAGCCCGAGTCGGTGGTCCGGCACGCACCGCGCACCACCCTGCGGGCCTGGCTGCGGCAGCGCTACGAGTACGGCACCTCCGCCGCGCCCCTGGCCCGGCACCATCCCGGGCAGTTGCCCTGTGCGCGGCTGTCCCGGGCCACGGCGCTGCGCTGGCTGTCGTTCGCGGTGGGCCGCCCCGGATTCGCGGCGGTGACCCTGGCCGAACCGGTACGCCGGTTCCGTCGGCTGCGTGACCTCGGGCTGCCGATCACGACCGCGGCGGCCGTCGTGGGGGAGGCCGAGTTGTCGGCGGTCGGTCAGCTCGCCGATGCGATGCGTCGAATCTGGTGGCCCGCAGCGCTTCTCAGCCGTCGTGGCCGGCGTCTGCTGGCCGCGGTCTATCTACCGGTGGTGCTGCGGGCGGCGGTGGCGGCGCGCGATCCACGGGCCGCGGTGCTGCGCGTCGCCGACGACATCGCCTACGGCACCGGAGTCTGGGCGGGATGTCTGCGCACCCGCACGGCCGAACCCGTCCTGCCGTCACTGCGCGGACAGACCGAGACCGCCGATGTGGCTCGCTGA
- a CDS encoding TOBE domain-containing protein: MRLSTRNQLDGTVVSVTRGEAMAVVRVRLGGGDEITSSITRDAVDDLALDEGSVVKVLIKSTEVTLGIE, encoded by the coding sequence ATGCGCCTGAGCACCCGGAATCAGCTCGACGGAACCGTCGTCTCGGTGACGCGCGGCGAGGCCATGGCGGTGGTGCGGGTCCGCCTCGGCGGCGGGGACGAGATCACCTCGTCGATCACCCGCGACGCCGTGGACGACCTCGCGTTGGACGAGGGCTCGGTGGTGAAGGTGCTGATCAAGTCGACCGAGGTCACGCTCGGTATCGAATAG
- a CDS encoding acyl-CoA thioesterase domain-containing protein, whose product MDGAFFRVKHGDGEELHPEPRASSGWGANQMRGPAASAALARAVERTVAQVGRTDLRPVRWTLDLFRAVEMRPSVTEATVVRDGPRLCLIDAVLSQDGQPTARASALFLRPSEPPPGEVWSGGTSPVPPAPGQLPGGDPERLYFTDGQGWGDWTDDFRDSDRKRIWHFPIPVVDGEDPTPFQLAASVADVTNMVANLGSAGLEFINADVTMTIARLPEGMEVGLALTERAQRDGIAVGTAVMFDRAGVIGTTTVSAIANAKRAVRIDRDRD is encoded by the coding sequence ATGGATGGCGCGTTCTTCCGCGTGAAGCACGGAGATGGCGAGGAACTACATCCCGAACCGCGCGCGAGCAGCGGCTGGGGTGCGAACCAGATGCGCGGACCGGCCGCGAGCGCGGCGCTGGCGCGTGCGGTCGAGCGCACCGTCGCGCAGGTGGGCCGGACGGATCTGCGGCCCGTGCGGTGGACGCTCGATCTGTTCCGCGCGGTCGAAATGCGCCCCTCGGTGACCGAGGCGACGGTGGTCCGCGACGGGCCGCGGTTGTGCTTGATCGATGCGGTGCTGAGCCAGGACGGTCAGCCGACGGCCCGCGCGAGTGCGCTGTTTCTGCGGCCGAGCGAACCGCCGCCGGGCGAGGTGTGGTCGGGCGGCACTTCCCCGGTCCCCCCGGCGCCCGGGCAGCTGCCCGGCGGCGACCCGGAACGGTTGTACTTCACCGATGGCCAGGGCTGGGGTGACTGGACCGACGACTTCCGCGACAGCGATCGGAAACGGATCTGGCACTTCCCGATTCCCGTGGTCGACGGTGAGGATCCGACGCCGTTCCAGCTCGCGGCCTCGGTCGCCGACGTGACGAATATGGTCGCCAATCTCGGTAGTGCGGGACTGGAATTCATCAACGCGGATGTGACGATGACGATCGCGCGACTGCCGGAGGGCATGGAAGTCGGCCTCGCGCTGACCGAACGCGCCCAGCGGGACGGGATCGCGGTGGGCACCGCGGTGATGTTCGATCGCGCGGGCGTCATCGGCACCACCACGGTGTCCGCGATCGCCAACGCGAAACGCGCGGTACGCATCGACCGGGACCGCGACTGA
- a CDS encoding TIGR03564 family F420-dependent LLM class oxidoreductase, translating into MRTGLYIGGTLPVAQVLDRIRWAARAGLDSVFLDQVLGWDALTVAAPAVREIADIEVGTAVTHTFARHPITLAQQALTITAQGANRYALGLGPSHPHIVEGSYGLSYERPARHVREYLSALAPLLRGETVDYRGETLRAAGTVEVPAAAAPPVLVSALGPAMVKAAGELADGAVTTWTTPGIIAEYIAPQLSSAATAAGRPAPRIVAVVSAAVTADPDRLRQELARQWGPVSQLPSYRVLLDRQGLHGVHETALLGSEDTVAEGFRAFEQSGVTDPIVSARGTAAEQERTRELVSRLRGGAR; encoded by the coding sequence GTGCGCACTGGTCTCTATATCGGCGGGACGTTGCCGGTCGCGCAGGTGCTGGATCGGATTCGCTGGGCGGCGCGGGCCGGGCTGGACAGCGTGTTCCTCGACCAGGTGCTCGGCTGGGACGCGTTGACCGTCGCCGCCCCGGCGGTGCGGGAGATCGCCGATATCGAGGTCGGGACCGCGGTCACCCACACCTTCGCCCGGCACCCGATCACACTCGCGCAGCAGGCGCTGACGATCACCGCCCAGGGGGCGAACCGGTACGCCCTCGGCCTCGGTCCGAGCCATCCGCATATCGTCGAGGGCAGCTACGGGCTGTCCTATGAGCGGCCCGCCCGGCACGTGCGCGAATACCTCTCGGCGCTCGCCCCGCTGCTGCGCGGGGAGACGGTGGACTATCGCGGTGAGACGTTGCGGGCAGCCGGCACGGTCGAGGTGCCGGCCGCCGCGGCCCCGCCGGTCCTGGTGTCCGCGCTGGGACCGGCGATGGTGAAGGCCGCCGGTGAACTGGCGGACGGGGCGGTGACCACCTGGACCACCCCCGGCATCATCGCCGAGTACATCGCACCTCAGCTGTCGTCGGCGGCCACGGCGGCGGGCCGTCCGGCGCCACGGATCGTCGCGGTGGTGTCGGCCGCGGTGACCGCGGATCCGGATCGTCTCCGGCAGGAGCTGGCGCGACAGTGGGGCCCGGTCTCGCAGCTGCCGAGCTATCGGGTGCTGCTGGACCGTCAAGGGCTGCACGGCGTGCACGAGACCGCGCTGCTCGGTTCGGAAGACACTGTGGCGGAGGGGTTCCGCGCTTTCGAGCAGTCCGGTGTGACCGATCCGATCGTGAGCGCACGCGGTACCGCGGCGGAACAGGAACGTACCCGCGAGCTGGTGTCGCGGCTGCGCGGTGGCGCACGGTAA
- a CDS encoding helix-turn-helix domain-containing protein: MADSAFHRHAAFQIAIAGHGEVEMVDAARHQHRSVALLVPPMQRHRIRATALPSENLDPRLASALNLLWHSHFTIPDLAARVGLSAPRLRTLARAQVGMPLTRWRAWAQLRRAAEALQAGRSPAEAAITAGFADQPHFTRRLREMMGITPAAVRPLLCPQSRRAT, translated from the coding sequence GTGGCGGACAGCGCTTTCCATCGGCACGCCGCCTTCCAGATCGCGATCGCCGGGCACGGCGAGGTCGAGATGGTGGACGCGGCGAGGCACCAGCATCGATCGGTGGCGCTGCTCGTCCCGCCGATGCAGCGCCACCGGATCCGCGCCACCGCGCTCCCCTCCGAGAATCTCGATCCCCGTCTGGCATCGGCCCTGAATCTGTTGTGGCACAGTCATTTCACGATCCCCGATCTCGCCGCACGGGTTGGTCTGTCCGCACCACGATTGCGCACCTTGGCCCGGGCTCAGGTGGGGATGCCGCTCACCCGGTGGCGAGCCTGGGCGCAACTGCGCCGTGCGGCCGAGGCGCTGCAGGCCGGTCGATCACCGGCGGAAGCGGCGATCACGGCGGGTTTCGCGGATCAACCACATTTCACCCGCCGCCTGCGCGAGATGATGGGCATCACCCCCGCGGCCGTGCGGCCGCTGCTGTGTCCTCAATCCCGGCGCGCGACGTAG
- a CDS encoding SDR family oxidoreductase has protein sequence MKIVVIGGTGLIGSKLVTRLAADGLTAIPAAPSTGVNALTGAGVDTVLRGADVVVDVSNSPSFADDDVMDFFRTSTTNLLAGARAAGVGHYVALSVVGTERLPESGYFRAKVAQEELIKGSGLPYSLVHATQFFEFAGGIADSATVDGRVRLSAANVRPMAADDVAAAMARSAAGAPVNGTVEVAGPEVFGLDQWIRTVLAARSDSREVVSDPRSPYFGAVLQADSLLPGPGARLAETRLAEWLAAQ, from the coding sequence ATGAAAATCGTCGTGATAGGTGGCACCGGGCTCATCGGTTCGAAGCTCGTCACCCGGCTCGCCGCAGACGGCCTCACCGCGATTCCGGCCGCGCCCAGCACCGGCGTGAACGCCCTCACCGGAGCGGGCGTCGACACTGTGCTGCGCGGAGCCGACGTTGTCGTGGACGTCTCCAATTCACCGTCGTTCGCCGACGACGACGTCATGGACTTCTTTCGCACCTCCACCACGAATCTGCTCGCGGGCGCCCGCGCCGCGGGCGTGGGCCATTACGTCGCCCTGTCGGTGGTCGGCACCGAACGGCTGCCGGAATCCGGATACTTTCGGGCGAAGGTGGCGCAGGAGGAGCTGATCAAGGGGTCCGGCCTGCCGTATTCGCTGGTGCACGCCACCCAGTTCTTCGAATTCGCCGGTGGCATAGCCGATTCCGCGACCGTCGACGGCCGGGTGCGACTGTCCGCGGCGAACGTGCGGCCGATGGCCGCCGACGACGTCGCGGCCGCGATGGCCCGCAGTGCGGCGGGCGCACCGGTGAACGGCACCGTCGAGGTCGCGGGCCCGGAGGTGTTCGGACTCGACCAGTGGATCCGCACGGTGCTGGCGGCTCGATCCGATTCGCGTGAGGTCGTCTCCGATCCGCGGTCTCCGTACTTCGGGGCGGTGCTGCAGGCGGACAGTCTGTTGCCGGGGCCGGGAGCGCGGCTCGCCGAGACTCGGCTGGCGGAGTGGCTGGCCGCACAGTGA
- a CDS encoding cysteine desulfurase family protein, with amino-acid sequence MMSAFPGPVAAAPKTVYLDHAATTPMFPAAVEAMTAALGSAGNASSLHGSGRAARRMLEEARESIAADLGARPSEVIFTSGGTESDNLAIKGIYWARRDADPRRTRILVSSVEHHAVLDAVEWLQQHEGAQITLLEVDDDGTVSPRALREALAAHAAETALVSVMWANNEVGTIEPIVELAAIAQEFDVPMHSDAVQAAAQLPIDFAASGLAAASVAGHKVGGPHGSGVLLLGRQIGCVPLLHGGGHERDLRSGTSDVPGAAGLAAALRETVRGMDERTAQLLALRDRLITGVYEAVPGAVLNGASAERRLPGNAHFTFPGCEGDSLLMLLDAAGIECSTGSACNAGVAAPSHVLLAMGVEPRQARGSLRFSLGHTSTHAEIDRLLEVLPPVVERAEAAGLAGAKGGTR; translated from the coding sequence ATGATGTCGGCTTTCCCGGGTCCGGTCGCAGCGGCGCCCAAGACGGTCTACCTCGATCACGCGGCCACGACACCCATGTTCCCGGCCGCCGTCGAGGCGATGACGGCTGCCCTGGGCAGCGCCGGTAACGCCTCGTCCCTGCACGGTTCCGGTCGCGCGGCGCGGCGCATGCTCGAGGAGGCGCGTGAATCCATCGCCGCCGATCTGGGGGCGCGGCCCTCGGAAGTGATCTTCACCTCCGGCGGCACCGAAAGCGACAATCTCGCGATCAAGGGCATCTACTGGGCTCGCCGCGACGCCGATCCCCGGCGCACCCGCATTCTGGTGAGCTCCGTCGAGCACCATGCGGTGCTCGACGCGGTGGAGTGGCTGCAGCAGCACGAGGGCGCGCAGATCACGCTGCTCGAGGTCGATGACGACGGCACGGTCTCGCCGCGGGCGCTGCGCGAGGCGCTTGCCGCCCATGCGGCCGAGACCGCGCTGGTGAGTGTGATGTGGGCCAACAACGAGGTCGGCACCATCGAGCCGATCGTCGAATTGGCAGCCATCGCACAGGAATTCGACGTGCCGATGCACAGTGACGCGGTACAGGCCGCGGCGCAACTCCCCATCGATTTCGCCGCGAGCGGGCTGGCCGCCGCCAGTGTCGCCGGGCACAAGGTCGGTGGTCCGCACGGTTCCGGTGTGCTGCTGCTGGGACGGCAGATCGGATGCGTACCGCTGCTGCACGGCGGTGGGCACGAACGGGATCTGCGCTCGGGCACCTCCGATGTACCGGGGGCGGCCGGTCTGGCCGCCGCGCTGCGGGAAACTGTCCGGGGGATGGATGAGCGTACGGCGCAGTTGCTGGCGCTTCGGGACCGGTTGATCACCGGGGTGTACGAGGCCGTGCCGGGAGCCGTGCTCAACGGCGCCTCCGCCGAGCGGCGGCTGCCGGGCAACGCCCACTTCACCTTTCCCGGCTGCGAGGGCGATTCCCTGCTGATGCTGCTCGATGCGGCCGGCATCGAATGTTCGACCGGCTCGGCCTGCAATGCCGGAGTGGCGGCGCCGAGTCACGTACTGCTCGCCATGGGTGTCGAACCCCGGCAGGCGCGCGGGTCGCTGCGGTTCTCATTGGGCCACACCTCGACCCACGCCGAGATCGACAGATTGCTGGAAGTTCTGCCGCCGGTGGTGGAACGGGCCGAAGCGGCCGGACTGGCCGGTGCGAAAGGAGGTACACGATGA
- the mnmA gene encoding tRNA 2-thiouridine(34) synthase MnmA — protein sequence MRVLAAMSGGVDSAVAAARAVDAGHEVVGVHLALSATPGTLRTGSRGCCSKEDAGDARRAADVLGIPFYVWDFADRFKEDVIDDFVAAYAAGETPNPCLRCNEKIKFSALADRAVALGFDAVVTGHYAQLSDGVLRRAVDADKDQSYVLAVLTADQLSRAMFPVGDTPKPRIREEAAERGLAVANKPDSHDICFIPSGDTRAFLGASIGVRPGAIVDTDGHKLAEHEGVHGFTIGQRKGLGLPGPAADGRPRYVTGIDPESGTVHVGPAEELDVWTVRADRAVWTSGEVPEAPFDCIVQVRAHGGIAPAIVEATEDGLIARLREPLTGVARGQAVVAYHRDPLGDRVIGSGTISGTGREREIETAGLIADSAR from the coding sequence ATGAGAGTGCTGGCAGCGATGAGCGGCGGCGTGGATTCCGCCGTGGCCGCCGCACGGGCGGTCGACGCGGGCCACGAGGTCGTCGGTGTCCATCTGGCCTTGTCGGCCACCCCCGGAACCCTGCGCACCGGATCGCGCGGCTGCTGCTCCAAGGAGGACGCCGGCGATGCCCGCCGCGCCGCCGATGTGCTCGGAATCCCCTTCTACGTCTGGGATTTCGCGGATCGCTTCAAAGAGGACGTGATCGACGACTTCGTCGCCGCGTACGCGGCGGGCGAGACCCCCAATCCCTGCCTGCGCTGCAACGAGAAGATCAAGTTCTCCGCGCTGGCCGACCGCGCGGTGGCACTGGGCTTCGACGCCGTGGTCACCGGCCACTACGCGCAGCTGTCGGACGGTGTGCTGCGGCGGGCGGTCGATGCCGACAAGGATCAGTCCTACGTGCTGGCCGTCCTGACCGCCGACCAGTTGTCGCGGGCGATGTTCCCGGTCGGTGACACTCCCAAGCCGCGCATTCGCGAGGAAGCGGCCGAGCGTGGGCTGGCCGTGGCGAACAAACCGGATTCCCACGACATCTGCTTCATTCCCTCCGGGGACACTCGCGCCTTCCTCGGCGCCTCGATCGGCGTGCGGCCCGGTGCGATCGTCGACACCGACGGCCACAAACTGGCCGAACACGAAGGCGTGCACGGATTCACGATCGGTCAGCGCAAGGGACTGGGCCTGCCCGGACCGGCGGCGGACGGCCGTCCTCGCTACGTCACCGGCATCGACCCCGAATCCGGCACCGTGCATGTGGGTCCCGCCGAAGAGCTGGACGTGTGGACGGTACGGGCGGATCGGGCGGTCTGGACCTCCGGTGAGGTCCCCGAGGCGCCGTTCGACTGCATCGTTCAGGTGCGTGCTCACGGCGGCATCGCCCCCGCGATCGTCGAGGCCACCGAGGACGGTCTCATCGCTCGCCTGCGCGAGCCGCTCACCGGTGTCGCCCGCGGTCAGGCCGTGGTCGCCTACCATCGGGATCCGTTGGGGGACCGGGTGATCGGCAGCGGCACCATCAGCGGCACCGGGCGCGAGCGTGAGATCGAAACCGCCGGGCTGATCGCGGATTCCGCCCGGTGA